DNA from bacterium:
GGGATTAACGAGATTTTCATGGAAGGGACAGCAAGCGCGGCTCACTGGCAGATCTTCTTCGCCACCTGGTATCTCGCGGCTTCCCGGTGTCCCGGCGGCTTCCGAGTTTTCTTGCTATCAGGTTCTTGAGCGCGTTGTTCTCGAGTCTCAGGTCCGCGTATCCGCTTCAGCCTCGCGTTCTCAGCCTCGAGCACCTCGATACGTTCCAGCTTCTACGGCGACGGCCCACTGTACTTTGACTCCCACTCGTAGCAGGTCGCAGGGCTGATGCCGTGCTTGCGGCATACGTCCTGGGCCTTCAACCCGGAGTCGGCATCGCTGAGGATCTAGGCGGTCTGCATATCGGTGAACTGGGACATCTTCATCGGAACCTCTTTCTCTCAGCGGTCGGCGAAAACCGGATCGACTGTCACTCGCGCCAGCGGACCACCGCCAGCGCCAGCAGGAACAGTCCAGCTAGGCCGAGCCCATGAATCCAGCGCTGCGCCCAGCGCAGGCGGTGGGCGGCTACCTCGAAGGACGTCCCGGAACGGAACGCCACGCTGGTGCGTCCGGGCGGGAGCAGATCCACCGGCCGGGCCGACAGCACGGCCTTGTATGCGGCGCCTTCGGTCAGGCCGGCGTCTTCGGGCAGGTCGATCCGGTTGCGATCGGTGGTGCCGGTCCAGGTGAAGTCGCCGTCGCGATCGGTAATGCGCACCTCATATCGGGTGGCTCCGGGCACCTCGGTCCAGCTCAGGCAACACGCGCCGGCCGGAACGACCTGTCCTTCGACTGGTCGCGTGAAGCGGGCCTCTACTTCGCCGCGAACCGCCATGTCCGCGCCGACCGGGCGTGGCGGCAGGAAGAGGACCCCAACCAATGACGCCACGATGGCCAAAGTCGCTGCGATACCTGCCGCGCGCGCCAAACCCGAGGACCAGGACGCAGCAGCAGGCGTTGCGCCCAGATCGATCTCGCCGTCGCGAACCAGGCGTCTTGCGCAGGCGTCCAGATCACGGTGAAGCCGGCAGGCGTGACAGACCAACACGTGAGCCTCGAGCTCGCGCCGCAACACCGCGTCGAGGTTGGGGATGTCCAGCCGCCAGATCTCTTCTCCCACGTTCGGGTCGACGCATTCGTAGGAGGTGGCGGAGTGTTCCGTCGTCATCCTCGTCCTCCACTGATCGTGATCGGATTCATCGACGTGTCCTTCTGGTGTAACGACTACCGAACCGTCTTCGGTTGAAGAATTTCATGACTTTTTTCAGGCAGATGTTTTTACGGTGATAAATGCCCTGCACCGACGACAACCCGGCCTTCCGGCGCAAGATCTCGATGGAAGTCTCCTCTAGGTAGATGTCCCGCAGCAGCCTCCGGCAGTCCGGATCGAGGGACGCCAGGGCCTCGGCCAGCAGGTTGCGGGTCTCCTGGGCATCCAGCAGGTCGAGCGGGCTGGCGTCTGCGCACGGAATGCGCCCGGCCATCTCGTCGATATCGACACCTTGTCGCAGCCGGCGCCAGTGATAGAGGTTGCGGCAGCGGTTCAGGGCGCAAGTGACCGCAAAAGCCTCAGGGTTGTCGGGGCTCACCCCGGATGCCCGCAAGTACTGCAGTATGGCCAGCAGCGTGTCCTGGACGATATCATCCCGGTCGGGATCGTTGGCGGACAGAAAAGCATAGACGACCCCGCGCACCTCCACGTCAAGGGTTGCGCAGACCCCCCGGCCTGCCGCATCATCCCCCGAGACGTACGCCGCGATGTCGCGTTTCAAGGCCTTGCGGTCCAACGTCATCTCAGTCCGATGGTAAGACGTTCACGGCTGGCTCCCACTCCGGGGACTGCTGGTGTCGATGTGCGAACGGAGCCTGCATGCCCCACACGCGTCGAGGGTGTTCGAATTTTATTAGAATCATACTATGCAGTCGCGATCGCTGTCCAGCTTTGTGGATCGCGGCGCTGTTCGCGGCGGTCCTGGTGGCGATATCGGGAGGCTGCGGGGATGGCGGGACCGACGCCACGACGGACGGCGTGCCTCTCTCGCCTGGACTCCGCCCCCTCGTCGAGGCCGCTCTCGACGCCCTCGACGGTCCCGACCGGGGCCGCACCGACGTCGCACGGGACCTGGACCTCTATGCCGACCTGCAGCAGGCGCTCTGCGATCCGTACCGGTGCGGGGCCGCCGTGGACAGCCTATTCGCGGCGTGGACGTCGGCGCCAACAAATTTCCTGTGGCCGGAACTGGCCATGCGCAACCGGTCGTACCTGGGACGCCCCGATCGCCTGGCGGAGATCCTCGACCGCTACGACCTGTCAGACACGACGACAGCCGTCGGCGCCTACATTCGCGGCTGGCGTAATGTGGGCTACACCTCCGGCGGTGAGGAATTTCGCCGGGCCTGGGAGATGCGCGACCAGCTGGAGCCGCTGCAGGCCTTTTGGCTGATCCTGAAGCTGGCCTGGATCGAGCGGCTTGCGGGCGACGGCACGCGGGCCTTCTCGCTGGCCACGGACGCGCTGCCCCGGGCTCGGGAACTTGGCGGCCGCCGTGCGGAACTGGTGGTATGGACGGAGATCGCACGGGCCCTGAATAGGATGGACCGCCTGGACGACGCCCTGCACGCAGTGGGCGTTGCGGAACGTCTGGCCGGGGCCGTCGTGCGGGAGACCGGCAATGTCTTCCTGATGCAGAGCCAGCGCCTGCTGCGCGCCGACATCCTGGCGGCGCGGCGCGAAACCGAGGCGGCCCTCGCCCTGTACGAGGCTTGCGCCGATACCTGTCTAGACCACCGTCTGCTCACGCTGGCTGCCAAGAGCCTGAACCATGGCGGCATACTCACCGCCGGTACCGGCGACTACGAGGCGGGCCTGCGCCTGTACCACAAGAGCCTGCGGATCGCCCTCGCCGCCGAGGATTCCCTGAACGTCCCGCGGCACTTGATGAATATCGCCCGTAGGTACCGGCTTCTGGGAAATCTGGATTCCTGCCTGGTCTATCAACGCCGGGCCGAGGTCTGGGTCGAGGCCTACCCGGACCTGCGCAACCGCGCTCGCCTGCCCCTGATGCAGGCCGAGTACCACGCTCAGGTCGGCGATTACGCCACGGTCGATTCGCTACTCGCCGCTGCGGCCGCCATGACGCCCAACCTGACCACCGTGGAGGCGCTGGCGGAACTCCATCTCCAGATCATCAAAGACGGCCTGGAGCGCGGCTCTCCCGACGCAGCTTATCGCTCGATCGCCCTGCTCGATTCCCTGCGCGATCGCCTGGGCGACTCTCTCGCCGACCGCAACGTGATCGTGGATGTGGACCTGCACTCCGCCGAGTTCCTGACGCGGCAGGGACAGTTCGCCCGGGCCCTCGCGGCCCTCGACCAGGCGCGAGACGCCCTCGAGCACCGACCCGACCCCACCCGCTCCTGGCAGCTGGCGCGGACGCGCGGGACGTTAGCGCGCCGTCGCGGCGACCTAGCCGGGGCCGAGGTGTCGTACCGTGAATGCGTCGGCTTGGCCGAACGGATCGACGACCCAGACCTGCGCGCCACCGGCAGCCTGCTGCTCAGCGTCGTGCTCATGGACCAGGACCGGTTCGCCGAAGCCCGCTCCGTCCTCGGGGGCGACGGTGGCCGCTACCGCACGCGGCTGTCGGTGCGGCTCTTTCGCGGTATGGCCTACACGGGCGAGGGGCGGCACGACGACGCGCTGGCCGAGCTGGAGGCCGCGCGCGACCTATGCACTCCCTGGTCGCCGCGCGACCTGGTGGCAAGGATCGACCTGGAGACAGGCCGCGCCCAGGCTGACGCCGGAAGGGTCGAAGAGGCCGGCGAGGCCTACGCAAGGGTCAGGGACGAGCTTTCGAGGCACAGAACGACCCGGCTGTTCGGGACCGAGGCGGATTATTATGGCGATCTGAGACGCGAGCTGGTCGAGGCCGAGCTGAGCCTGACAACCCGTACCGGGCGGCACGTGTCGACGAGCGAGGAAGCGCGGCGGGCCCTGGAGCAGACGTGCGCCCTGCTGCCGGGCTGGCGGACTAGCGGCGACGCGGCCGGCGCATCCGGCGATTCCTGGCACACGCCGCAGATGGTCTTCTTCTGCGGGAAGCGAGCCTCCTTCCGCTGGGACATAGCCGCGGCGGGCCTGACGCTAAGCCGGCTGGCGGGGGAACGGGAACTGGCGATGCAGCTGGGCACGGTGCTGGCCGACCTTGGCCATCCCGGACGCGACACGGTCGTGGACGAGATGGTTGCGCTTGTCGCGGCGCTGGGCGGCACCCCGCCGGACTGGCACGACGGACAGACGCTTCTGGTGGTCCCCGACGGCGTCCTGCGCGGCGTGCCCTGGGTGGCCCTGCACGGATCACGACGGGAGGACGGTTGGCTGGATCTGGGGCCGATCGTCATCTCGGATACGCCGTCGTCAAACCCTGCGGCGGCTGCCCGGCACACCCGACCGGGGCGGCTGCTGGCGCTGGGCGTCGACGACGTCGCCCGTGCGAAGGTCGACGGCCTGCCGCCCCTACGCCACGCCGAGCGCGAGGCCCGCGAGATCCACGGCCGGTGGCCGGCGGACCGGGCTGAGTTGCGCGTCGGCGGCGGAACCGTCGCCGCAGACCTGAGATCGGAACCGCTCTCCGGATACGACGTGATCCATGTGGCCAGCCACGCGGTCGTCTACCGGGGGTCGTCGCGCGAGGTGTCGCTGTTGCTGGATGGCGACTGGAACGCACCACTGACCATGCGCGAGATCCGCGGCCTCGACCTGGACGCCGAGCTGGTCTTCCTGTCCTGTTGCGAGGCGGCCGACGGCTCGACCTTGAACGCGGGTCAGGCCCATGCCGACCTGGCGAGCGGTTTCCTGGACGCAGGGGCCGCATCTGTCGTGGCACCGATTCTGATGATCGAGGACGAGGCCGCCCAGCACCTGGCCGGACTGTTCTATGACGGGTGGCTGGCGGGCAAATCGGCGGCCGTCGCGCTGCACGACGCGCAGATCGCCATGCGCGACGGCGATCCGCGCCTATCCCACTCGTTCTACTGGGCGTTCTACCTCGTCCTCACCTCACACGGCCCCTAGTCCCGCAGCTGTCCCACCTCCCAGTCTGAGAAGTGGTTCACCTGGAACATCACCTGCAGACCGGCCCGACCGGGATGCACGTCCACTTCGCCGAACTCCTCGTAGCGAACGTCGACGACCTCACCGTCCTCGTAGACGGGCGTCACGTGCCAGAAATGGGTCGGCATCCGCTCGTCCCTGGGCATGTACGTGCCCAACACCGTCACCGGCTCCAGGAACTGCATCCCGTGGGGCTCGAGGCGGAAGACGAGCGGCAGCCCGCGTTCGGCGAAGGCCATGTACGAATCGAA
Protein-coding regions in this window:
- a CDS encoding transposase translates to MKAQDVCRKHGISPATCYEWESKYSGPSP
- a CDS encoding sigma-70 family RNA polymerase sigma factor; this translates as MDRKALKRDIAAYVSGDDAAGRGVCATLDVEVRGVVYAFLSANDPDRDDIVQDTLLAILQYLRASGVSPDNPEAFAVTCALNRCRNLYHWRRLRQGVDIDEMAGRIPCADASPLDLLDAQETRNLLAEALASLDPDCRRLLRDIYLEETSIEILRRKAGLSSVQGIYHRKNICLKKVMKFFNRRRFGSRYTRRTRR
- a CDS encoding CHAT domain-containing protein, producing the protein MAISGGCGDGGTDATTDGVPLSPGLRPLVEAALDALDGPDRGRTDVARDLDLYADLQQALCDPYRCGAAVDSLFAAWTSAPTNFLWPELAMRNRSYLGRPDRLAEILDRYDLSDTTTAVGAYIRGWRNVGYTSGGEEFRRAWEMRDQLEPLQAFWLILKLAWIERLAGDGTRAFSLATDALPRARELGGRRAELVVWTEIARALNRMDRLDDALHAVGVAERLAGAVVRETGNVFLMQSQRLLRADILAARRETEAALALYEACADTCLDHRLLTLAAKSLNHGGILTAGTGDYEAGLRLYHKSLRIALAAEDSLNVPRHLMNIARRYRLLGNLDSCLVYQRRAEVWVEAYPDLRNRARLPLMQAEYHAQVGDYATVDSLLAAAAAMTPNLTTVEALAELHLQIIKDGLERGSPDAAYRSIALLDSLRDRLGDSLADRNVIVDVDLHSAEFLTRQGQFARALAALDQARDALEHRPDPTRSWQLARTRGTLARRRGDLAGAEVSYRECVGLAERIDDPDLRATGSLLLSVVLMDQDRFAEARSVLGGDGGRYRTRLSVRLFRGMAYTGEGRHDDALAELEAARDLCTPWSPRDLVARIDLETGRAQADAGRVEEAGEAYARVRDELSRHRTTRLFGTEADYYGDLRRELVEAELSLTTRTGRHVSTSEEARRALEQTCALLPGWRTSGDAAGASGDSWHTPQMVFFCGKRASFRWDIAAAGLTLSRLAGERELAMQLGTVLADLGHPGRDTVVDEMVALVAALGGTPPDWHDGQTLLVVPDGVLRGVPWVALHGSRREDGWLDLGPIVISDTPSSNPAAAARHTRPGRLLALGVDDVARAKVDGLPPLRHAEREAREIHGRWPADRAELRVGGGTVAADLRSEPLSGYDVIHVASHAVVYRGSSREVSLLLDGDWNAPLTMREIRGLDLDAELVFLSCCEAADGSTLNAGQAHADLASGFLDAGAASVVAPILMIEDEAAQHLAGLFYDGWLAGKSAAVALHDAQIAMRDGDPRLSHSFYWAFYLVLTSHGP